Within Oreochromis aureus strain Israel breed Guangdong linkage group 19, ZZ_aureus, whole genome shotgun sequence, the genomic segment ccacaacattaaaaccacccAGGACCTCTGTGTGGAGGGGCGGAGCCTCCAGGCTCACCAGGCAGGAATTTTGCACGTCTTATCCAGGCGTCAGGGGCAGCAGTCTAAGAGTCACCTGACCTCTGCATTCTCTCTCACGGCCAGCAGGGGGACGCTGCCCTCACGCCATGACCTGCTGATGGTCTCGTTCTGAGTCGTGAAGCACGCGTGAGGTCAATTTTGTAAATTAGTGTCAAAAGCAGTGAAATGTTTTGTGTCGTGGCTTTGGTGATGTCACGctctggttttaatgttgtggctgattgTTCCTCACAGTAAAAACTAACATCTCTGTCTAAGAAGTAGAAACGGAAATTAAAATCTTCGTGCTACATCGTCGTCCACATCAGCGTTCTCTGCTCTGATTGGACAGCCTTTTTCTCCAGAGGCTCTGACTGCGGTGGGAACGACGTCCACGGCGCTCTCAGGATCCCTGCAGCGACGCCATGTATCGCTGACGGATCTCAAAGTCGTCAGCGGGGCGGTTGTAAGCCTTCCACACCGGCTCGCCCACAAACAGCCGCATGGCCTTCGTGTAGTTCTGCAGAAACAAACAGATCAAACAGTCAGGATTCAAAACCAGCAACCAAATACGCACCGTACTCTGAGATACAGGCGTAAGGCGTGTTTTTGTACCGTCTCGTCCAGCGTGAAGCGGTGGTAGATGCCCGCCGGCAGTGTGATCAGGTCCCCTTTTCTCATGGCGATCCGGATCCACCGGTCCTCCTTGTCCCTGACGTCGAAGTAGGCCTGGCCGTCCAGGATGTAGCGGATCTCGTCGTCCAGGTGGAGGTGCTCCTCGAAGAACATCTTCAGCTGCAGAAGAAACGGGAAACCTCTCACTCACTTCAGATAGAGCTCACATTCCAGTTTCAGCACAGCCGACGCCCGCGTGACCCGGGAATCTTTAACACCAGGATTAAATCTGGAGCGTCTCTGCGATTCACGAG encodes:
- the adi1 gene encoding 1,2-dihydroxy-3-keto-5-methylthiopentene dioxygenase; protein product: MVLEAWYMDGSEEDQRRPHRLEPNQPASLEQLKELGVFYWQLNADIYESDPELQQIRKDRGYSYMDIITIHKDTLPNYEEKLKMFFEEHLHLDDEIRYILDGQAYFDVRDKEDRWIRIAMRKGDLITLPAGIYHRFTLDETNYTKAMRLFVGEPVWKAYNRPADDFEIRQRYMASLQGS